In Pseudomonadota bacterium, the DNA window GTGAAGGTGCCCTGCCCGCCACGCCGCTGACAGGACATGTTGCGGTCAAAGCACCTGTTTTCCCGTTCTCGCGCTTTCCCGGTGTGGATGTTGTACTGGGGCCGGAGATGAAATCAACCGGTGAAAGCATGGGGATCGACCGCAGCTTCCCGCTGGCTTTTGCCAAAGCACGCCTTGCCGCAGGATCAAAAATTCCGCTGGAAGGCACAGTCTTTATTTCGGTAAAAGACAAGGATAAGTCACGCATTGTGCCGCTGGCGGCAAAATTGCAGGATCTTGGCTTTAAAATTGTCGCCACCGGCGGTACGGCACAGTTTTTGGTGGATGCCGGATTGCGAGCCTATAAAATCAACAAAGTCCATGAAGGCCAGCCGCATGTGATTGACGCCATGATCAACGGCGATATCTGCATGATGCTGAACACCACACAAGGCCCGCGCGCCGTCACTGACAGCTTTGACTTGCGCCGCGGCGCGCTTCATAATAAAATACCTTATTACACGACGATTTCGGGTGCACGGGCCGCCGTCGAAGCGATTTCAGCGCTGAAAAGCGGTCAGTCATTCGGTATCGTTCCCCTGCAGGATTATATGAAGCGTGAGAAAGATACCGGCTGCGATGTCGCCGCCTGAAATTGTCGTATTCCAAAAAAAAAACACCGGAGTTAAAAAAATGGACAAAATGCCCATTACCACCACAGGCTATCAACAGCTGGAAGCCGAGCTGAAAAGACTGAAAAGCGAAGAGCGCCCGGCGATTATCGAGGCGATTTCCGCTGCCCGTGAACACGGCGATTTATCGGAGAATGCCGAATATCACTCCGCCCGTGAAAAACAGAGTTTTATTGAAGGCCGCATTGCCGATCTGGAAGATAAAATGGCGCGCGCCGAAATCATTGATCCGAAAAAAATCGCCGGTGATACGGTGAAATTCAGTGCCACGATCCATGTCGTTGATGAAGATACGGAAGAAGAGCTGACCTATCAAATCGTCGGGGAATACGAAGCCGATATCGACAAAAATATGCTATCCTTGTCCGCGCCGCTGTCACGCGCCCTGATCGGAAAACGAGTCGGCGACAGTGTCGAGGTGACAACACCAAAAGGCAGTAAAGCCTACGAAATTCTGGGCATATCCTACCAATAGCTGTCCTGCTATCCCTGCAAAAAAACGGAAAGACGCTTCGATGACCGCCCATTTTTGGTTTATTTACGCTTTATCCGCCGCTGTTATGTGGGGACTGGGCTATGTGATATCGGAAAAACTGCTGCGTATCGGCATGACGCCCGCCTTTATGATGGTGATTTCCAATATCGTGATGCTGCCCTTCCTAATTGGCATGACCGCCTATATGGATGCCGGAAAAGGCCAATTGCAATTATTCTTATCCAGCAAAGAAATGATCGCGCTGACGCTGTTCATGGGCGCGCTGATTATCGGTGGAAATCTGCTGATTTTAACCAGTATTCAGGAAAAAAACGCCACCCTCGCCAGCCTGATCGAGATTACCTATCCGATTTTCACCTGCCTGTTTGCCTGGATATTCCTGAAAGAAACGCAAGTGAACTGGGCGCAGGCCGCAGGCGGGGTGCTGATCTTCTCCGGCGTTTGTCTGATCTATCTAAAATCCTGACATTATCCATAAATCTATTGACATAATCTTAATATTTTGTTAAGGTATGGGCTATTATCCTGCCGTTCCCTCTATACGGATACAGGCGGAAAATGGCGATTTTTATAAAGGGTGGTGTGAAATATGTCGGAGAATACCAGAATCAATCTGAAACATTATATCGGGAAACCGTTTCGCAGCGATGCTTTCGCGATTGTCACGGCGATTGCGCTTGGTATCGGCGGCGGTACCGGCATTGGTGTCGGGTTGCACAATGTACTGGACACCGCGCCGGATCTGGACGGTACGGCGCAACAGGAAACCGCCTTTCAGGAGCTTTCTGCAGAGATCAGCGCCATCGGCCTTGAGAAGGCGCAAATCGAAATAGCCCAGAAACAACATGAGCTCGGTGTTCTCAAAGGAACACTGACAGGTGATGCCGCAACCGAATCCGCAGATGCCGTTGCCCAAATGCAAAAAGACCTCGCACTGCAAAGCTACGGCACATTGCTTGATCTTTTCAATCACGGCACGCAAGGCGCGGAAGCTGATGTGTCCGAGGCGCAATTTGTCGAACTCGCACAAGCTTTCGAGAAAACCGCCGGTTCAACAGAAGCTTTCGGTCTGGAACTGAATGCCGATAACGCCGCCTATCTGGATGAGGCCCGCATCGAAGCGGCAAAAGACGGCGAACTGACAGGCAACCCCGTTGCGGATGCGCAGGTTATTCACGCCAACATGAAATCCTCGGCAGAAAATCCGGAAGTTCTTGGCGGCTTTGCCGGTATGATATCAGGCATCGGTTTGATGTTTCTGATGCTGTTTGCCGGAATGGATCGCCTGCAAGACTGGAGCTATGAAGACAAGCGCGTGGCACGCCGCCCGAAGAAACAAAAAGGCCTGAACCACTAACCTGAAAAAAACGGAACAAAGATGAGCACAGATAACACTCTCATCAATCTGAAACATTATATCGGGAAACCGTTCCGCAACGATGCCGTCGCGTTTGTAACGGGTGCGGTCGTGGTTCTGGGTGGTGCCATCGGTACGGGCATCGGCATTCATTCCGCCTTGGATAACGCGCCGGACGCAACCGGAACCGCTTTGCAGGAAACCGCCTATCAGGAAGCGCTCGGCAGTATTAATGCGCTTGATCTAAAACAGACCCAGATTGAAATCGCCCAGAAACAGCATGATTTGAACGTTCTGGACGGGACATTAACAGGCGATGCCATTGCCGCAGACGAGCGCAATCTGCGCAAAATGAATGAAGATTTTGCCTTTGAAAGCCACCGCACACTGGTCGGTTTATTTAATGCCGGTGAACCGGGGCAAGAGGCGGACATCTCAGAACAGCAATTCGTGGAACTGGCAAAAGTTTTTGAAGATAAAATCGGCGGAATTGAAGGCTCCGGTCTGACAATTGATGCGGATAATGCCGCCTATCTTGACGAAGCGCGTGTGGATATGGCGGAGGATGGCGATATTACCGGCAATCCGGTCATTGATGCGCAAACGCTGAGCGACAAGATGGAAAGTATGAGCGAAGACCCTGCCGGGCTCGGCGTACTTGGCGGGTTCGTGACACTGATCGCCCTGTTATTCGCAAGTATCGGCGCCTACACCAAGCTTGAAGACTGGTCATTCGAAAGCAAACGCGTTGAACGCCGCCGCCCGAAAAAGACCAAGGGTATCAATCATTAAACAATAGATGAGCTATAAGGATGGCATATTATGGCGGATGAAAATACACGTATTAATCTGAAACATTATATCGGCAAACCGTTCCGCAGTGACGCTTTCGCTATTTTGACGGCACTCGGCGTGGCACTGGGAGGCGGGATCACTGTCGGCAGCAATGTCACTGACAATCAAACAGCTTCCCCTGACACGGACGGCACCGCACAGCAAGACGCTGCCTATCAGAACGTCTTGGACGGTATCACCACACTGGAAGAAGGGAAAACCGCGCTGAAAATCGCCCAAAAGAGACATGAACTCGGCAGTCTGACCGGTGATTTATCAGGTGATGCGCTAAATGAATCCTCCCGCGAAATCGGCACCATGCAACGCAATTTTTCTTTTCAGGGACAAAGCGTACTCATGGATATGCTGACGCATGGTGCGGCAGGCAGCGAAGCAGATATTGCTGAAAATAAAGTCGTGGAACTGGCAAATCTTTTCACAGAAAAAGTCGGTTCCACCTCTGATTTCGGCGTACCGCTTTCCGTTGATAAAATCGCCTATCTGGATGAGGCGCGGCAGGCGATGGGCAAAGACGGTTTTTCCAACAATCCGGTGAAAGACCTGCAAAAACTTGACTCAGAGATGAAAAGCCAGCTTTCCGCTGCCGGTGATGCGGGATTTTTCTCCGGTGCCGGCACATTTTTTGGTCTGATGCTGATGCTGGCAATCGGCGTGACAAAACTGGAGCACTGGGGAAAATACGAGCCGCGCCGCGTTCCGGCGCGCGCCAAAAAGAAATCCGTTAATCACTGATTTTCTATTGCGGGCTTAAGTTCTGCTGCGGCACGCCGTTGATGAAAGTCGTCTGTTTTGTGACATTCCCTGCCGGATCCCATGTTGTCAGTGTGCCGTGTTCCAGATCATTGCGGTAAGCCCCTTCAGCCAGTTTCTGGCCGTTCGGATACCATGACACAAATTTACCGTGCTGTTTACCCTCTGAAAATTCCGCCTCAAGCCGTTTTTGGCCGTTCACATGCCATTCCAGCGCCGTGCCGTCCAGTTTGCCGTTTTTATAGGGTGTTTCCGCAATTTTTTTACCGTCATTATTCCACATTGTTTCCGTGCCGTGCGGCAGACCGTTTTTCATCTCCGACTCAATCAGCTTATGTTCGTCCTGATCCCAATAGGTCAGCAGACCGTTCTGTACGCCGTTTTCCCAGTAAGACTGCATCTTTTTGTGACCATTGGCATAGCGTTCGATATAATCACCGTTGATTTCCCCGTCCTTGATATGCATTTCAACGCTTATGCCCGTTGCTTCATTATTAACTCTGTATTCCCCGGTATAGGGTTTGTCCGCTCCGGGTTTGTAGAGCTTTCCGGCACGTTTTTCAATGCTGTAGATGATCTCTTCTTCGGCAAAGGCGGGGGACGCAAAACCGCAGAAAAAATACACAGACAGCAAAACCGCCAGACTTAAAACGCGCATCTTCAGATATTTCATCGCCGCACAATCCTGCTTTTAGGTTTTCTCTATCAGTTTTTTCCGTCCTATCCTATCATTATAGCAGATTTTCAAATCCATAAAAAACAGGTTCCTGCAAAAGCAATGAATATTCTGGCCTTCATCCTTATCTCCCTTTTTCTCGGCGGTTTATATTTTTTTCTGGGACGCGTTATTCTGGACGGGTTAAAGACCGGAAAAATCCGTCATACCGACAGCAAAAGCCTGTGTGACAAAGCCAAAAACCCCGCCGGATACTGGCTTTTAATTCTGTGGTTTGCCGTCATTATGCTTTTTTGCCTGATTGCATGGCTGAAGGTGCTGTTCAGAGTTTTATTAGGCTGAAACACACTGATTTTTCACCATCTGAAAACAATTGCACTCCCCGTATTTTTCGGCTAAACCTTGTTTATCTTTTATACCATCTTTGCGCAAAGGAGAGATTGCCATGCTGATCGGTGTACCCAAGGAAGTGAAAACGCAAGAGTACCGCGTCGGATTGCTGCCGGCATCGGTGCGTGAATTTATCCGCAGCGGGCATAAAGTTCTGGTCCAGACCGGCGCAGGCGCCAATGTCCATGCCACGGATGAGGATTATAAAGCCGCAGGCGCAGAAATCGCCCCCGATGCGGCAACCGTCTTTGCCAAAGCCGATATGATTATCAAGGTCAAAGAGCCGCAGCCGCAGGAATGCGCCATGCTGCGTGAAGGGCAAATCCTGTTTACCTATCTGCATCTTGCCGCCGACCCCGTACAGGCCAAAGGGCTGATTGACAGTAAATCCATCGCCATTGCCTATGAAACCGTCACCGGCGCGCATGGCGGCTTGCCGCTGCTGGCACCGATGAGCGAGGTTGCAGGACGGATGAGCATTCAGGTCGGCAGTTACTTCCTGCAAAAAACGCAAGGCGGCGCGGGTATTCTGATCGGCGGCGTACCGGGCGTGCGTCCCGCCTCTGTTGCCATTATCGGCGGCGGTATCGCCGGAACAAATGCCGCAAAAATGGCTGTCGGCATGGGTGCGAATGTCACCATTCTGGAACGCTCGCTTGACCGCATCCGCTATCTGGATGATCTGTTCGGTTCACAGGCCACTGTGCTGTATTCCACAGCCGATACGGTGGAACAATGTGTTGTGAATGCCGATCTGGTTATCGGTTCGGTTCTGGTTCCCGGTGCGAAAGCGCCGAAACTTGTCACCCGTGCCATGCTGAAACAGATGCGCCCCAATTCGGTCGTGGTCGATATCGCCATTGATCAGGGCGGATGTCTGGAAACCAGCCGTCCGACCACGCATGACGAGCCGACCTATCTGGATGAAGGCATCCTGCATTACTGTGTCACCAATATGCCGGGGGCGGTTGCCCTGACATCAGCGCAGGCACTGAACAACGCCGTGCTGCCCTATGCGCTGGAACTGGCCAATAAAGGCTGGCAAAAAGCCTTGCAGGATAACAAACATCTGCTGAACGGGCTGAACGTCTTCCACGGCAAAATCACCCATGCCGAGGTCGCCCATGATCTGGAGCTGGAATTTTCCGCGCCGGAACAATGCCTCGCAGCCTAAAACGGCGGCGGGGTTATTCTTTCACCTCGATCAGTTCGGCACGCTGGAACACCGGATAGAGTTCACTCAAGATATCCATGATGACATGGGACTTGGCTTCGGTCAGGCGCAAAGCGGTATCCGCCAGTTTCTGCCCCTCGACCGGATTTAAGAACAGATGCCGTATTTCCGTGTACAGCTCTTCCTCGCCTTCCAGACGGCGGGCGGCGCTGACATCTTCAAAATCCTCGCAGATCGTGACGAAATTATGCATATAGGGACCGTAGAGAATCTGGCATTCCAGCCGCCCCGGTTCAATCGGGTTATGGCCGCCATGCGGAATGAATGAGCCGCCGATACAAACCATCGAAATCGCACTGAAATAAAGCCCCAATTCTCCGATCGTATCGACCAGATGGATATCATCCTCCGGTCCCGGCAAGGCACCGAGCGAGCGCTGCGAAACTTTCAGCCCCTCCTCCGCACAGAGCGCC includes these proteins:
- the greA gene encoding transcription elongation factor GreA, with the protein product MDKMPITTTGYQQLEAELKRLKSEERPAIIEAISAAREHGDLSENAEYHSAREKQSFIEGRIADLEDKMARAEIIDPKKIAGDTVKFSATIHVVDEDTEEELTYQIVGEYEADIDKNMLSLSAPLSRALIGKRVGDSVEVTTPKGSKAYEILGISYQ
- a CDS encoding EamA family transporter; this translates as MTAHFWFIYALSAAVMWGLGYVISEKLLRIGMTPAFMMVISNIVMLPFLIGMTAYMDAGKGQLQLFLSSKEMIALTLFMGALIIGGNLLILTSIQEKNATLASLIEITYPIFTCLFAWIFLKETQVNWAQAAGGVLIFSGVCLIYLKS
- a CDS encoding toxin-antitoxin system YwqK family antitoxin; this encodes MKYLKMRVLSLAVLLSVYFFCGFASPAFAEEEIIYSIEKRAGKLYKPGADKPYTGEYRVNNEATGISVEMHIKDGEINGDYIERYANGHKKMQSYWENGVQNGLLTYWDQDEHKLIESEMKNGLPHGTETMWNNDGKKIAETPYKNGKLDGTALEWHVNGQKRLEAEFSEGKQHGKFVSWYPNGQKLAEGAYRNDLEHGTLTTWDPAGNVTKQTTFINGVPQQNLSPQ
- the ald gene encoding alanine dehydrogenase gives rise to the protein MLIGVPKEVKTQEYRVGLLPASVREFIRSGHKVLVQTGAGANVHATDEDYKAAGAEIAPDAATVFAKADMIIKVKEPQPQECAMLREGQILFTYLHLAADPVQAKGLIDSKSIAIAYETVTGAHGGLPLLAPMSEVAGRMSIQVGSYFLQKTQGGAGILIGGVPGVRPASVAIIGGGIAGTNAAKMAVGMGANVTILERSLDRIRYLDDLFGSQATVLYSTADTVEQCVVNADLVIGSVLVPGAKAPKLVTRAMLKQMRPNSVVVDIAIDQGGCLETSRPTTHDEPTYLDEGILHYCVTNMPGAVALTSAQALNNAVLPYALELANKGWQKALQDNKHLLNGLNVFHGKITHAEVAHDLELEFSAPEQCLAA